In Cryptomeria japonica chromosome 1, Sugi_1.0, whole genome shotgun sequence, the sequence ACACATCTTCTTCCTTTTGAATACCCATGAATCCTTTGATAGCTGAACTTGGATTAACTCTTTCATTAAATTATTCCATGAAAGCTGCACTAAGTTCATCCCTTGAAGAGATAGAATATGCTAGAAAATTTGAAAACTAATCTCTTGCATCTCTtctcaaagattgaacaaaaagcttcatgaaaacatcttccagactaatctcaaaatctcccatcaaatcAGAAAATTCCTGCAGGTGTTCTCGTGTTGATTCTAAACCTTTAACATTGAAACTTGGTAAATGTTCCCAAATCCTAACAGGAATAGGACTCgagaaaccttggataccattaagATTTAATGGTCTATATCTTTCAATAGAGAATATTCTATTGTGATTCGACAAAGGTTGCATACTTTTCACATTTATATTTGATATTTCATAGGGATGTATAAGCAAATAATACATCTTCTCTATAAATCAGTGCATAACTCAAACACAAATCTAAAAATTATATGTCAGAAGTATGTAAAATAATCATTACTATTCCTTTTTGTAGtgcttaaattaattaatagggaaacattttctataactgattttcattgaaatacatttgactcatgaaaattaaaaaatacctGGAGGTAGTGTAACGACTGGGAATCATCTTTTTGGCTTTCTATAGTGATAGATTTGAAACTATCTTTGCATCCTCTCTATGTTCAGCACTGCAACTCCTCCTCTTTCATCATGTGGATTTATTTCCTCAACTTgttagggtacttcatcataagagctcaaatttgCTTCATCTCTTCTGCAAGTTATGTGGCtcttttttaattctttcttaAATAATGCACACTGGTGTAGAGATCTCGGAATtgccactcacaacttgtgagatATTATGGAATAATCATGTAATATAGACAAATCTTGAAAGAACTTGAATTGAATGATGAATGACAAAAGATTCTCAAGAAACATTCATGAGAATTGACTCACTTGACAAGGAGATAGATAATTACAATCTCATGACTCTTCTGAATATTCTTGTGGCTCGGGTGGGGTAATCTCAACCAATATAATGATTAAATATTTTCTAACCAGATATTCTAGACAACTATtacccagcagagtcaccattttttgttGGTTCCCTAGAATGGGGTTTACACTGTAGCAGACAagaaccaagttgattcttcagatttatcaaaggagaagccaactccaactatcaaaaTCTCTAAGGaattggaccaacatatgacaaggatttaTGCTAATCCTtttacactttaggctctacaacaCTTGGGAGGGTGATCCTTTAATGCACCTACAAATCTTTGCACCACACTTTGCAAATGATATTAAAATAAAGTAGAAGATCCCATTCTTAAGAGGGATCAATGAAGAGTGAGAATGCTACAGAGTGTCTAGCTCTTAGTGATCCTCGAGCTACTTTGGAGCATGAGATGTTTTCGACAAGCAGCAACATACATAAAAATGAAAAGCTATTCTAATATTCATAGTTTACAGAGAGCCGTTGATTAGTTATGAGTACAAAACTGTCACTAGAGATATTTAGAAGACATGAccagtgtcttatccattgggcTACTGAAATTGCAGTACATAAGATGAAAATATAATAGAACTTTTGTCTAATAACTAAAGATCCAAGATAATGTTGCCTTACAATATCTATCATCTATATATCCCAACCCAGAATACTTATTTGAATCCATGCTATCAGTTTTCAATTTTGTTTAAGCATTTAGTTAACCCTTAGGTCAAAGCAAAACCAGAAAATACATACAaaataacaatgcaataaacaagaaaACCCTTGATTATATTCATTAAAAACATAACAGAGTTATGCGCTGGagaaattgatttgaaatatgctttcaTTCATTTAACAAATTAGTTTTTGTTAAAACCcatcttacatataactccttcaagaacctgcataaAATATGACACAAGATCCATTTTATTTAGTCTGTAAATGACTTTTACagcctactcatttcacctagactcaatgtacatgaccaaggatttggaCCCAAGATTTGTGACCAAATTTCTCAACCCcgtctcatggccttgaattcccttttatagactcAAGGGAGAAAATAAGCTTCTaaccagaggagacacctgtcacaagCCTACAAGATCACTTTTGATTCTTTAAAATCTCCAAAAACTTGTCCATATCAAAAATTCATGATGAGGTAGATCCAAAATTCCTAactgcattttggtagaaacaaaacttttTGAGTTGTGCCACTATCACCCTTGATGCCTCTAGCCATGAGATGCATCATTTTGTTCTATAGAGCATTTCCCTCCAAGAAGATGGTTTAGATCCCAGCAAGAAGTAAATTTTCCCCTGAAATAGAAGAGGAGCTCAATCCTTCATGcctaggatcagagaaagtgggAAAAGGGACTCCCAAAGGAACATAAAGTGAAGGGAAGGAAATGTAGCTTCCATGTCATTGCAAATATTACTGGCCGTTGCCTCGTCCCAAACCTTGCTTTGCTCCTCTTCCTCCGTGAGGCCCTTCCTAGAACCCTCTGCAAACCAGTGGCATAGgagaagaaaatgatgtgtcatgcAGGGCTTGTTCTGATGAAAAATGGATTTTAACCCTCCACTGACTATCCTCCCAACTTTCAAGGTTGCActgactataagcatactcactaAAGAATAATTTTCATCCAGTATCACAGAGCTCACTGTAACTCCTTGCATGATATTGCTCAAAAATCATTCTCATCATCTCAAAACCTTCCTCGAAGATAATAAGATTTATGTTCTTTCTACCAATTGAGAACCACACTTAGTTATATTTATAATCAAAACTATCTCACTTTGTAGTTCTCATGCATGAAAAATCATCACTTCATTGCTTTTAACTCATCCTACCAACAAATGGACTTAAGAAATCATATCCTTCAGACCCGGGACATCGTCAAATTCAAACTATCAACCTACTTCCCTCTGACAAagctcatcttatgtgaatgattttattgTGATCGCAATATTTTCTAAATTGCACAACTTCTATTTCAGAATCTCTTTTTTGGATATGGAGTCCTTATCCTCTTGAAATTTTCTCAGATACACTTTCTTGATTCTTACCCTTCTATGAGAACCCCTAATAGTATGCAACCTATGATCTTGTTGAAAGGTCCTTGATCACTTCATTGCAAACCCATAAATCATCCTTATCCCTTTATGCCTCTAAAAATCTTAATTTCTTGTAGTCGTGGCATTGAAACTTATTGAAATGGCTCCCTAAAATTGTCAGTATTTCTTAGCAATTCACTTCAACCCATAGAACAACCTTTAAAATAGGTCTTCTGAAAATCAGTCAACGTCCATGTGTCTCAACTTGTCTTAGTTCATTCTATATTGACAAGCTCATTTCCTTTCGCCTTTATTTTCTTGTGCAGGTGATGACAAACAATCTTAATCACCTCTATTTTGAAATGCATTTTGTCTCCACTGTAGATATTTCCAGCATGGCATATCATGTGATCACCATCAATAAATATGTTATTGACCTTCCCCTGTGGCAAATGGGTCGACAAAAATATGACCGTGCATTGTCCAGTCATCTTCTAGCTCAATTATGTTAGGGGCCCCACCATCGCACCTTCTTGGTCTCCCTAGGACACAcgacatcatctcgtgatgtcgcggtCCTTAACTTTGTTGTATCTTCCTTTGCGGGACTACAAAGGCCTTCAGATTAATTTTCTCTTTACAAACCAGCTACAATAACCACTTAACATTGATCGCTATCCTTCGTGCAACTTCCTGTTTGGGCTAAAAAATCATTGTCCACTTGATGCACATATAGAATTATGGAACCTTTAGTTGTTTGATAGTGAATCATAGAAACATTCGCCAGAAAATATAGGTCAGACTTAGGGAAAGTAATACCCTCTAAAATATTAAAGGGGAGCTCGACCACAGTAAAAAAGATGAAGACTTAGGAAAATAGACCAAGTCCCCTCGACGATGAAATAGACCCTCATGTTTAAGTGAAAAAGACAAATGAACAAACATAACAAGCTTTGGATTTTTTAATAAAAGACTTACCCGAAAACACATAAACTAAAAACTCTAAACCCTGAGGATAAGAATAGAGAGCGTCAATAAATCAAACTAACTAAAATACTTATAGGGACATCAAATTTTTTTATAATCATTTTCAGGACTATCAGGGCCATGTGATGAATGAAGTCAAAATAAGGCCAAATTTGCATGATGTAAGCAGAATCGGGCCTTAATTAAGCATTGGGAGATGAAAACTAAGGTGACAGGCCAAAATATGGATTGaattgtaagggagtataatttaggatggtacatttacccccactttagcaggagtatgagcttaGGCAAATAATCAAGGTAAAGTAGAtgaaaaagagatgaagaagaggagaaatgaGGAGCAAAATCACAATGATTATAAGACATCACTACTTTCGAGGAACTAATCCCCCAATCCTAGGATTCAAgggcacaaaaaaataaaaataaaataaagacaaaaaaAGACAACCAAAGGCAAACGACACAAAAAGATACACAATAAAGGATAAAGGCCAAAAACAAGACcacaagtcaactagccaaagagacctcgatatcaaaatgtctcaaccactaatatcattcttgaaaaaacatcatctcaagaacacaagtgaacacataaaagagaaaaatatgcatcatccatgaaccatcactagaaaagctatgagctcatgagaagaaggaaagagagaacaCAACTAAATGCTAGATGTGTTTTTGTAGGTGATCTATGAGAACAATGATGAGAAAGAAATTGGATACCTTGCCCCTAtattttctaggtgatccatgctgGGGAGGAGAATAGGAATAGTCTtgttgtttttagctagttccattCATTCTCGTACATGTGTGCAAGATATGTCTAATTTCAAGTATATAGCAATTCATAGACCAGTGTTCATAACCCATTTAAAAAATGTAATGTAAATACAAATGCCAAATGGCAACTATGTAAAGGCCAAGTGGCGAATATCTGAATTTTagaacatctcgctctaagagctATCTCTAGTTCCGAGAATGTGTAACCCCAATTGAAATAGATACATGCTTGGCTTTGAGGATATCCCATGTAAGAGTTTATTTACTTTGGTTTCGGTGATGTGTAACCCCACTAGAGATATATATCACATGTTGTATTTGATTTTAGGTGTgaaacatctcactctaagagttttttAAGTCTGGTTTTGaggatgaacaccccatttaagacatactacaatgatatgcaaaaatatcaTAAATCCAACCTAGAGAGGGAATACTATTATAAGCTAGGATAATATGGTTTAataagagatatcttgcaacaagtggaaaggagatccttggaggagaagagatcttttctcaaaatacatctacctccaagaggagttttttgaacaaatataacatcttctataaaGAGAAAGATAAGGGAGCAAGAATACATACCTtctccctattgctaggtgaaagagattctcaATGAAGGacaacacacttttgacccaatgtgacggggtaagtttataatagatatgcattgccaagtgaagaagagggtgtagccaaggacttacacctcttgcataagagaatcctagagaaaacaacaacttcacaaaaggaatgacatcaaatcataagaaaacaacactcacaaaggaaaagtagatccttagaaaggagagagagagagagataaatcatTGCCCCttaatgttgggaaaataggtgttgtacaccttgcataataatgttgttactgttttatttatttattatctagtTTCCCAttgacatgtaatgtaatatttattcatttgatgttGCCCATGGACATGTAACATGTAAAGATTCCTTGGGGATATTCTTGAGgctacttgatgagttgtattgtagaATGAAAATTATTATATTGTATGTATTCAATATTGTCAAAaggtatttaaaaagagaaaacttagtacccaatattaaatgtggggtcataGGGTGGGTAAGCACATTGTTTGGTGGCACGTttttttactttaccactagttgtttttgtgtgagcttgggtctataaaagcaagcacatATCTAGTGGTTAAGGTTGGCTAATAGTTTTCAAatgtcattgtattgagtccttttGAGGATTTCATTTGTGAATCaaggcatgggatgtgtggattcatgcttggacacataaGAATGCATTGGAGGACTTGATGATTTAGAGGTATTCATTATAATTCTATGTTACTTTATGCCTAATTAATACAATGGAGTATGGATTCCTTTGGAGTATGGATTCTTTTGGAGGCTgaatttttccctcatgagggttttcctaggatatatcttttgttatcttgttggttgtctatttgatctttgcattatATTGATTctataagcttgtatgcatgcttttctctcatgggtcATGTAGGAAACAGATTACATTTATGTGGGTCtaaagcattatttcctaacaCCTAAGTATATggaaaatgagaagaattacacaacttggAAAGAGAGATTTTTCTTAATTAAATGCATAATGTACTCACATGACTAAATATCCCATTCAAGAAATGACATTAGTATATTTAAACTACAAAtctaaagaagtggtaatctttagagagagagagagagagagagagagagagagagagagagagagagagagagagagagagagagatcacatatTCCTCTAAGCAGGGATTATCCATAAGAGGCATACCATTCCATGCAATAAAggatataaatatatgaaaaatgcaacctctAAAGATATTAGTGCTACTTTAGATAGAAAGGGAGAAAGGGAAAATGccatcctttccccccaagcaagaagataaggaaaTATTAGGGAGAAGAATCCTGCATTTTCttaagagagattattcataaaagacaTACCATTTCAAAAAAAAGAATAGCTCTTAACAGGAGACACAtgtgtactcacatgaaggataattctatgcaagaaaggacatcaagttatgaagaatgcaacCCACAAAGAAAATTGAAACTTTAAAGATAAGTGATGGAATAAAGGTAAAAGAGAATTACGTTGCTACGCCAagatgtttgaaattgaaaaagaacaACATATAATTTAAAAGATCCACCAATTAAATTAACTACTTGTTTCATAGGGTTGCTAGAagcaaacaagagggaatattgagagggggggggggtgaatcaatcttcaccgaatcaaatcaaattaaacaaaAACATAAACTGGTAAATTGCAACAATGACAGATAagtaaattaacaacacaacacacaacacaagggtttttgacatggaaaacatagttaagggaaaaaccacgatgggaacctacccacagtaagatgatactctgtagtagtatgtgaaaattttacaatggcaaatgcacttgcattcaggaacactgcctagagctcatcgCTCAAAAGGTATTTGCTCGAAAGGATACAAACCTCAAGGAAGTATcagtgacttacaatatgattcaggctacaatccagaagaaatgaactacaatgatagcatctacaaatgcctttTGGCAGTTCCGATTAAGAATAATTATCTCctcaacaacaccaatctcacctcaactcTTCATGAATGATAAATCTCTTATTCGCACATTCACCTCTTTTTGATAATGCAGATACAATACTGACATCATAATTACATATGTATATTACCTATTTATTAAAATCATCAACCTttataacaaggtcagctaaaccctcaaccctcaactcataattacaaaaattacattacaagattcaaagatcgatcaccagaccaatataatgattcatGTTACATAGCAtgtacctaattcaaattcccaaatgatcacatccatcaGAAATCATGCCAAGTTCAACCGCAACACGCTAGAGCACCATAAATATTGCATAACACGAAAAGTATCATCGGTTCATGGAAATCACCAAAAGTCATAgcatgatcaatgtggatcatcaaaacaaataggatatgactaggaaacaccagcaagcacgttataGCCAttcggaatagttgcaccaacacaagtttttaaatcttcatcgatcaacatctagaaagctcaagaacacaaccaatcaacaattgtcatgaagaaagattaattcaaagcaccaaatcacaaaccatctgaaatgaagatacacaagatcatcccaaacaatatcccaaagtctcagcacaagatctgatcacatcataATATATCATTGATCACATCATAATATATCGTTGATCACATCATAATATATCGTTGATCATGTTGTAATATACTGAAGGAAATACCGatctctgcaaaacaatgatcaacaaaacaaaactacaaaacccaatcagaaaatcttcccaaaatcacaagaatatgctaacatcaatgacaacaacatatcctagaagcaacaatgatcaaccaaatccaacaatcctcccaacaatccaacaatcgccccatttggcattgatgacaacatatgaatgtgaaaaatagtcaatgcaaagaaagaatataTCACCAACAAAATcaccctaagatcaagatagataaagtagtttttcacatgatctctctcctcctttgacaacaatgccaaagatctaaaAACACAAAATCAAACTCTCTCTCAAAATAGAAACATGGATCGCTCTCCCTAGAAACatacaaccaaatcaatagactactcaaGCAGAGGAggaacaccaactcatcaatctagataaaagcataagactCTAAAATCCactggatcgatgcaactcaatgcatctaattctcattaggagaggtggatacccctaacttgtctctcaagtagacaaatgtatctataggcaaaggctcaGTGAAactatcaacaatttgttcctttgtagataaatATTCTAGCTTTACCTTCCCTTCACTCACTTGCTCTATgaagtaattatatttaattgatatatgtttagtttttgaatgttgcaccagattctttgacatgtttatagcactggaattatcacagtatataaaagaaggctcatcatgaataactgtgatatctttcaacattttcttcatccaaactatctgagcgCAATTAGTAGCAGCAATAATGTACTCACCTTTAGTATTAGATAGAGATACTACTCTTCTCATCATCTACATCACCAGCCCACTctgcatcaatgtaagcacataatatgaaatcatcattctttggacaccataaaccataatccatagttccctttagatatttaaATATGCTCTTAACAGTAGTGCcatgactctccttcagatcaGCCTGATATCTAGGAGCCATAGACACAACttgcataatgtcaagcctagtctgcataagatatagtagtccactaACCATTGACATGTACTAGCTCTAATTATCtttcatggattcatcatttttagatagtttacaactagtcaccataggagttccaaccagtttggaattatctagTCCAAACtccttcaacagttccttcacatacttagtttgagatataaagataccttttttgGTCTGTGCAatctgaaaacctaagaaaaatttcatctcaccaatcacaaGAATCTCAAATTGTTTTTGCATATCACaaaaaaacttcatactcatattaTCATCAGCACCAAagacaatgtcatcaacaaagacctcaacaatcaaaataatatcattttaaattttaaagtatAGAGTAGtgtcaacaacacctttagtaaatcccaaattcaataaatatttgtctaatatagcataccatgctctaggagcttgtttcaatccattaagtgttttcttcaacttgcataccatgtctccatcatccgataATGAACAtgcatcaggttgctcaatgcaaacttcttcctctagatcaccattcaaaaatgtaaatttgacatccatcttatataaaTTGAAATCTTTATAAATAGCATAAGCAAGTAGCAGTCTAACAGCTTCAGTTTTGGCAactagagcaaaagtttcttcataatcaatcccttcttgttgtgataACTGTTTTCTTTAGTCCTTTTTCTATACCTTCATCATTTTTTCTTATTGTCATAGAAGGATTGATATATGTTTGTCATTCCTCATGTTTCTTCAAAACAGTTATATCTTCTAGTCCACCACCTTCAAACATAAGAAGATCCCATGTTTGCATTTGTTGAAGTAGAATCCTCCTCACCAAACAAAATATCCCTAGTTTTCTTGATAATTCTCTTTACTTCCTCTTTGTCTTTTCTCAACAGATAACATAGTAGTGTTctcaaaaatggagaaatgggtaaCAAGTTATCCTTCATTTTTGCAACAAGGTATAAGAagtttcaacttgaatccttcaatGGAAAAGGTGTCACTTGTCTTATTCCCCTCAATTACTTCATAAGTGTCTTTTATTCAATTAAGATGAGACATACACAAGGACAACCCATTCCCTAAGTCTTCCCCCATAAATGAGGTATAGTTGTCGACTCGATACCCTCAACTCATCTATCCTCTAAATTTTTCAATCGTCTTCCAAAGGATTTTTGGAGATTGAAATCAAGGTAGGGTGTTTATGGCATTTCCAATAGGAACCCACCTAAAGGGTATAGACCTTAGAGGTCTACTTTTGTAATTTAAACATGGAAATTGACACAAATAAACACATTACAAATCTACAATGATAAACCTAATAAGCACACGTATATCAAATTATAAAACCTTAATTGAGCCAAAGATTAGTCCTTAAGATGTGGTTATGATATTTGTGGCCACTGAGTGGGTTCCTATGATTACAAATTGTCTAGACTTATTTCTCAAACATACTTTACTAATAGGACCCATAATGATATATTATTTGCTATCAGTTTTTCATCAAGTTTACTAGGTAATACCAAGCATATTGGCATAAAATTAGGTAATTTCTAGTCTCCCAATAAATGTAACCGTCTACTTAAAAAATGTATGTAACAATGTAAGGTTGTATTAGCTATACGTGAGGTAGGGTGTTACAATTTCTATCCTTGAAGTATGTTGAATCTAAGATAAGATGATAATCTGAGTTGTCCAACAAACTAAGAAAAAATCCATTAACATTTAAAAATATACATCTAAATTTTTAAGCTCAAATATTATTCTCTTATATATATACAAGCTCTCAAAGAAgtcatatattttatttttgtgtttctTATAATCCTTGCCACCACAATATTACACCCTAAGAACCCATTAGTCATGAACATAAACTCAAAAGCAGTAACTCTTGGAGTAGATGGTTAATTATCCATTATAAATTtaagattcatttttttttcaaatgcatTCACATCCTCGTAATTTTAAAATACCCATTACTAAACCTCCTACTAGCATTATAATAGAGGTTGTGGATGTGATAAATTCCTCGCTCTCATAGTCTGGACTTCCATTTATCGGACAGAGCAAGCGAGTTCTACAGATGGGACAAGTATTACGCCTTTCCAGCCATTGAACAAGGCAGCGAGCATGGAATATGTAAGATTCATGACAAGGCATCTGTCGAGCATCATCCCCGACTTGGAAAGGCTCGGTGCAAATCGAACACTCTGATTCTGCGTTAACATGATGACCTGCAATTATTATTTGAGTTAGCTTCTCCACATCGTCTCTATCAGATGGCAACTCAACTTGCGATAACTCAACATCCTCTGTATCAGATTGGATAAGGAGGGATAATGAAGTTTGTGCCCTAAAAATAGTGTCTGCAATGTTATCAAGGTCTGTTTGTGGCCTCAATATAAGGTCTATAGCCTCCATTACTTGCTGGCGAAGAGCCGCGTTATCTACTTGTGTGTTGTTGGtacttatgttttcaattttgtcctGCATTTATACAAATATATTGCCATCAAAGAAATAGCTGCCAGCCGACCAAGAAATTAAAACGCTTACATTTGTGAGAGAATGGATGTCGATGTTACACAAAAGAAACTTTATTTAAGTTATGCTTtgttagttttatatatatatatatatatatatttttgtagatTGGGCAATTGAAATGTTAAAATATGTAAACAATGGTAAAAGATCAAAACTTATATACCAAGAAAAATAAGTATATTTTAGAGATTTTAAACAGGTTTTTTAAGATTGTCTTCAAAGGGCCCAATCAATAACTAAAAGTATTAGTGGTACATAAAATATCTAGTTAGTTCAATAGTATGTAACTCTTCTCCAAATAAAAGCTTTAGAAATAGAAAAGTATAAAACTTACAAATAGTTCAtttaaggaaaaaataaaaaatagaaaggaTATTAGCAAATAGTTGCTTATGCGATATTTTTATACAAGTGAAAATTACTTGGATAATTTAAGTTATCATTGTATATATAGTGTAGTGAAAACAAATAATTCCTTTTAGTTTATTTAgtaaataaaaaaaacataaaattgtTAGAATCACTTTAAGAATTTTGTTATTTTAAAGtaaaataatattttcaattaagagttattttatttgaTTCTTAAACAAATAACATTTTAGTTTTATTTAAGAAAAAATCTCCCAGGTAAATACTGCTATAGAAGACAACTCTCTTGTACTAGTTTGAAAAACAAAATTAGATATAGACAAGAGAGATCGACTTATGAATATCTCATCTACATCCAATATATTTTCCTTCAACCAACTTGGTTGGATTTGCCTGATTTCAATAGGAGAATAAGCCCCCATATTGACTACTATATCTTATAAAAGTACTATTCTAttggatgactacttaggagttgagtgagttgagattGCAGTTGTAGGATTTGTTGGCTAAGGCATTCATTCACCCCAGTGTCTATAAGCAAGGTATGCCTatgttgtttgtgaagaagaaaGGTGGACCTCTTAGGTTGTGTATTGACTATAGATAGCTTAATAAGGTGACAGtgaagaactgatatcctttgccgTGGATTTATGATTTgttttgtaatgcccgccaaaaataccctagagaaataatctaaaatctactaacaaatggaattaagttttttttaaaacattcattacttctaTGTTACCACTAACATGTATTAATGCAACATTAACTATTTTACAAGATCATATTAAACTGATATGAGCATAACCATAGATCCATTTTATGCAAGTGGAATAAATCATATAATCGTTGTCATATCACTAACCAATATTATGCAATATATCCATTCCCTAGTGTATCTCAACGTCACTCCTTGACATAATTCTATCATTC encodes:
- the LOC131858129 gene encoding E3 ubiquitin-protein ligase RDUF1-like; protein product: MQDKIENISTNNTQVDNAALRQQVMEAIDLILRPQTDLDNIADTIFRAQTSLSLLIQSDTEDVELSQVELPSDRDDVEKLTQIIIAGHHVNAESECSICTEPFQVGDDARQMPCHESYIFHARCLVQWLERRNTCPICRTRLLCPINGSPDYESEEFITSTTSIIMLVGGLVMGILKLRGCECI